GTTTTGTGAAATTCTCAGATGAATTGGAACAGAAGAGAGCACTGGTAGAATGCCAAGGGGCTGTCGGTCTTGGTTCTAAACCAATACGCTTGAGTGTTGCCATCACCAAAGCGTAAGTATTTTCGTAAGTGCTACAGTGTGTTGCACCTCTTCCACAAAGCAGGTGGCTTTTGACGTCCTTGTTAGCATCATGGCTAAACATTAACAGCCATCCAATATAAGGCATTTGCCTACTTTCATTTGTGAAAACTGAATTCTGCCTGCGTTGGATTCCAAAATGCCTCATGGAAGCTTGACCTAAACTTTTGTCCTTAAGTATCTTGGTCCTTTTCTAATTTTGTCCCCTACCTCTATCTACTTTCTAAAGGAACCGGCTAAAGACTGTTGAGTATAACCATATGTACAACTATAACTACAACCAGTACTACCAACAGTATCAGAACTACTATGCGCATTGGGGATATGATCAGAACACAGGCAGTTACAGTTATAGCTATCCACAGTATGGCTACACACAAAATACCATGCAGGTAAGAGCACAGCAAGCTACATTTAGAGGTTTTCTGTTCTTTATGCCAAGAGGTTCCTGACATTTGAATCACAGCCTCACTTAAAGTGATACATGTAATAAAACTGCACAGCTATGCAAAGGTTAAAAAGCAACTTGTATGGATGTGGCCTGGCTAAGACTTTTACAGGAGAAAACTTCTTTTCGTGCACATTGGTTTATAGTATCATTGTTGACACCAGGAGGCTGGTGGATCCAAAAGTATTCTGATGACTCTTGGGAATTTTCCTGCCCTGTCTTATAAAGCCTTTATTTTGCATGAGCTTTAATAATGCTCTCCTCATTCTCTCACAACTTACTGTTACAGACCTACGAAGAAGTTGGGGAAGACGCACTAGAAGGTACAACTGATTTATTGTAATTTTGAATTCCAAACATCCATTTGCTTTTATCCAAAGTACCCCAGTTTGATGATATTCTAGAACAACAGAGGTCTAAGAAAATTTAAAAGCTTGGGAAATATGCAGGTTGATGTGAATAGGGTGATGGATATGTTACTTCATTGCTGGATTATTTCCTATGGCTCCCATAATTTCCTATAGCGTATTGTAGTACTGATGCAATAGAACACTTTTTTTCaactgtgggtcctgatcccaaatgggatccccttaTTTCAGTGTTGGAGTCATTAAAAATTGGCAATGTTATCACCACtcatttacataaatctgttagcAATAACTTGCTTCAGCTCTACTTCACAAAAAgagaaatcagcctgtttaacaagctgtgcaaactttttaaatacctattttatgtacttgtatatctggggtcacataaaaatttctcaggtagAAAGGGGTCATAAGTGGAAAAGTTTCAGAAACCTTGCAATAGAGCTAACTGGATACATAGTTTTTATTCCATCTGTATTTCAGCAaagatgtttttatttgatttggcctttttatttgctacatttatataaaGGAGcgcccggtgacgcagtgggttaaacctctgagctgctgagtttgttgatcgaaaggtcgcaggttcgaattcggggagcggcgtgagtttctgctgtcagccccagcttctgccaacctagcagttcgaacacatacaaatgtgaatagatcaataggtactgctctggcgggaaggtaacggcactccatgcagtcatgccagccacatgaccttggaggtatctacggacaacaccagctctgacttagaaattgaaatgagcaccacaccccagagtcggacatgactggactgcatgtcagaggaaaacctttacctttacctacatttATATATCCCAGTCCTGTCAAAGCATTCATTGTTTTTCATGAATATGAAACAATGTGTGCTGCAACTGGTACACCCGATTTGAAAatcatttgggaaatgtagttttagcAATATTTTCGAAGTGATTAAGAGACAGGAGGGCTTTTCATAAAGTGTTTATGGTAGTTTTTCATTCCTTTCCTGAATCATTAAAATACTTCATACATAGACTAAATCAGTTTGAATTATCATATTGGGGCTTAACAAGTCTGGGGACGAAGAAACATTTTCTGCATACATTCAGCTGTTGTTAAACAAGAAAGTCTCGAATGGATGAGAGTGTTGTGTTTCACCCATAGCGGGAGACTGTTGTTACAACTTTGAAGAAAGCCATGGTCTTAATATGGTTTGAAATTGAGTTTAAGTCTAGAGTTGTTGTGACGGTCAGCATAGTTGCCTAGAGGCCTGTAGAAAAGGACTGCTTTTTTTGGGTAGGATACACATTGAGTTCTTGGCTGAGATGGGATTTTCCAAGTCAGCTCCTTATTTCAACAATTCATGTTGCTCTGACCTGAAACTCATTGGTGTAGGATTCCTTTTGTTTTCAGACCCAACACCCCAAATGGATGTGGGTGAAGCAAATAAACAGTTCATGGAACAGAGTGAAGAACTCTATGACGCCTTGATAGAATGTCATTGGCAGCCTTTGGACAATGTCTCTTCGGAGATTCAAGCCATGTAATTGCCTGATCACACGTGTGCTGTTTCCAAGTGTGCCCTGGGCTCCAACCAAGTGCATGGAACCTGCAGCTGCATAAGGGATGTCCTTCCTCTTTGCTCCTGGACCGCTAACTCAAATGTAGAAGGTGGCATTTGGCGCTTCCTGTGCACACAGAGTTGCAGTGAAGCATCTTGGTCACCTTTATTCCAAATTCAGACACTCAGTTTTCTTCTTTCCCCCACATTTTGACCTTGAAACAGACTTGCTAATCCTTGTCACAGAACTGTAATTTATAAACCTAAAAAAGTGTAATGGGAAAGGGGAGAATTTACTTACGTGTACatacaataaaagaaaatatctATTGCAGAGGATGTGTTCTTTATAGCATAAATCAGTATAGTGTTGGTAGCTGTGAATATTCTGGGCTGTATTCCAATCTAGTGTTCTCTGTTGCATAAGTGAATCTCCACAACTGATTTGTGGAAATATCCTTAGATCATGATCATTGTCATCTGAAGTGACAATGAAGTGAAACTGCCAGATGAAAAGATGCATTTCCTGGGCAGGGAAAGATGGGTTCTggtttattttgttcattttaaaagTAAATGTGGGCGTGTTCCAAACTAGAAAACACTGCTTTGACTCTCCTTGTGGAGCGAAAAAgggaggtataaataaacaaacataataacagaaaaacaaaatccataacataaacataataataataaaaacaatacagagcAATCGAGTTTGAGCAATCACCCTACCAGGAAAGCTTGTAACATCTGGGCTTATTTAGCTTTGAACAGGACTGAGCAAGTATTGCATAGGGATTAGGCCAAAGATCAACCACCCAGGATTCTAATGATATTAAGCCATTGGGAGAGGCAGTAACAAATAAAATTCATTATTATCGATTAGGATACAATCATATTCCACCTATCTGATATGTCAGTTAATAAAGTAGATATGTTACTGCTCATTATTTCTTTGCTAGAACATttgatactagaggcaaagaagGGTTACAAAATAGGAATGGGTTCCTATGCCACAAAAAGAACAGCAATTCAGTATGTTTCTGCAAATGTCTTATCCAACACGAACAATGTGCCCATATGAAATGAACCATGTCAGCTAAGCtatgcataagtaaacaaaaatattttgaagcctTCCTCCAAAATATATCAAAAGATGATTTCAAATTTTACCAGCATCCACTTTTCTtagtgttctgtcgccgctggagctaaaattaaatgcttctaagaGAGGAGGCAAGGCTTGTgtccagcgggaagcccgggGGCCCAAGAAGGAGCCTTTAGAGGAACTTTCCCTACTAAGCAGGCTTTAGGAGACTTGAacttaaatacaacagtctttattaatgaacaagaaGGAATTGTAAGATTTCTAAATAGACTATTGGGTCTTGCAGTCTTGTTTAcaagaaacaggcactatcttcaagaaactttgtttaacTGAAAAAATTccctttaaagctcctcccaggctgctgtgaacttaaacctaactggtttgagtctgctaccggctgaactgcgtctcagaaccgaacAGACGTACCATCAAgcttgaaatcacttagctgaagatgaagagctgttattccctccggaggtcctcggggctgtgaagctgttcctggaaccctttgggaatccgTAGAGGCCTTTGatctgttcttccccaggaactcttaaaagacgaagcctttgcacaggaagAACGTCTGTAcgcatcctctgccttggcttcccttgctgtaactaactgaaaaatggccccttccctccaaaaagcaaaaaaggggcgggaccagggatcctaactataattggcaggtggcttatcctataaatgcaaattataacaggaaaccccctactgcaaaatcccaagcatgggattgcacacaaacatttaaacacagcaaataaatctggagctcctggaacagctgttccagaacacttaGATTTCCATTTGTTGACTAAACACATAGATAGAAATGCATTTTTAGCATGCTGGGGAtagctgcattttttttcttttgctattcACACACACTTGTTTATCGGAGACTGTTAACAGAGGTATATCTATATTCTCAATATACttgctaaactgcaaatccccagACTtcaaaggacgttgcccatttGGGTGCGATGGAAATTACATTATGCTTGAAGTACAGTAACCTGTTTCTGTTGGGCTGTAGTTCATACTATTATTTTAGCACAGAACACACACAAGTAagtagaatcataagagttggaagagaccacaagggccatccagcccaatcccctgcaatgcaggaatacATCATCAAAACACTCCTGGTTTAAAACCTCCAAGGTAGTGTGTCCCactgctcttactatcaggaactTCCTATTTACATGGAAACCAATGTATATCTGAGGAAAAGGCTTTATGTGTTTGGAAATATAAACTGTTGAGATATTTGTGGGTCAATGTTAAAATAAGCAGAAGTAAGCAATTTGTTGGACaagctggaagaaaaaaaattactatATTATAGATGAGACCAAAAGAGTGAAGCAAGAAATCGACTGTTGAAATCAATTTATGTCCAATTGTAGTTTAGACTTATATGTAGAGATATATGTTGTGTAGTTTAATATGTAATTATTGTTATATACATCTTGAGTTCCATATATGCATAAGTGTgctttttatttgtgtgtttttctctTAAAACTTGTAAttaaaatatgggggggggggtgttccatcAGAATATGGTTGCAAAGCATTGCAGAAACTGCGTCTTTTTCAGATGGAATTCTAATcgtggttttttaaatactatgGATTCTTCCATTGCTGAAGCACAGTTTTTATGTGCAATAAGCaaatctgtatgcatcccatcagcaacaatagttttaaaaagttcaaaGAGTGAtgctgggggtgttttgaatgtgtggaggaatcagagctgttaggctcaaaaataatgCTTATATTTCTCACCCGGCATCAGCCACTGATTATGCTGTTTAGcaggtattgtaccacctgacatctgttgggaagtagcagccagcaatgaaaggaccaagtcagtgacatctccagcccatcccctgttcggatatcagccagtatgccaatggcttaaatcaagaaatagttttctaagatctacagagatacaggaacacctcagcaagcgagattccaaaagtggcaggcaaaaacctggaacctcaatcagtggctgatactgaatgagagacttcccctggacacacagaaaatggggtgacttggaaggcactgaacaggtcacttttatcatgtcagaagcgaattgagaatacgcttctgttctggcaccacgagatgcagagccaatgttAAGAAGTGGTGTCACAAAGCAccatccacaacatgcgagtgtgcagatgagcaaaccacagaccacccactgcaatgcaacctgagccctgccacatgcacaattgaggaccttcttgcagcaacaccagaggcactcccaagtggccagctactggtcaaaggacatttagtacaatgcaaAGTTTTTAACTTCGTGgtatttctatatattataactgtattctcaattcgcttctgaaaTGATAAAAGTATTCTCCTCCCTGTGGACAATAGGAATTGCAACGCAGTTGAAGCTGTTGTTCTCCCTGAGCCTGGGgaaaggtcaaaggacatttaaacccAAGGCTGGTACCTAGACCCAGGACCAGCTATCTTTACTAAAGAGAGCCAACTGTGGACTGACAGGTGGTCCTGCAAGGCTGCATGCCTCTTTataataaaactataataataataaaaactttatttataccccaccaccatatccccaagggactcggagcagcttacatgaggccaagcccaacagtacatcaataaacaaaagcaataaacaaaaacaataaatacaatacaattaatataaatcacatataatttatttattatttatttatttcacagttttctatactgagcttctcaacctcattgagggactcagcccggtttccagccataaaaacatatacactcattaaaatatcatatatcacaattacaaaaacaactttaaaaacactatatataaaactacagtggtcagtcctattaagatggatctacctcaacttccatccagggtcctatggtgttctctcattcatcgaaggcctgactccacagccatgtcttcacccgtttcctaaatgttaggatggatggggcggttctggcctccagaggaagagagttccagagtcgcggggccaccaccgagaaggccctgtccctcgtacccaccagccgtgcttgcgaggccggtgggaccgagagcagggcctctccagatgatcttaataatcttgatggttcgtaggggagaatacggagaggtaaacagggccggagtcgtttagggctttataggtcaacaccagcactttgaattgtgctcggaagctaattggcagccagtggagctggcgtaacagcggagtggtgtgctccctgtacccagcccccgttagtaatctggctgccgcgtgttgtacttgctgcagcttccgggcagtcttcaaaggcaaccccacgtcgagagcgttgcagtagtctaagcaggatgtaaccaaagcgtgtactaccgtggccaagtcagccctcccaaggtatggac
The sequence above is a segment of the Anolis sagrei isolate rAnoSag1 chromosome Y, rAnoSag1.mat, whole genome shotgun sequence genome. Coding sequences within it:
- the LOC137095233 gene encoding tRNA selenocysteine 1-associated protein 1-like isoform X3, with amino-acid sequence MDENFISRAFAMMGELVLSVKIIRNRLTGIPAGYCFLEFADLATAEKCLHKINGKPLPGATPMKRFKLNYATYGKQPDNSPEYSLFVGDLSPDVDDGMMYEFFVKVYPSCRGGKVVVDQTGVSKCYGFVKFSDELEQKRALVECQGAVGLGSKPIRLSVAITKANRLKTVEYNHMYNYNYNQYYQQYQNYYAHWGYDQNTGSYSYSYPQYGYTQNTMQTYEEVGEDALEGFLLFSDPTPQMDVGEANKQFMEQSEELYDALIECHWQPLDNVSSEIQAM
- the LOC137095233 gene encoding tRNA selenocysteine 1-associated protein 1-like isoform X1, giving the protein MAASLWMGDLEPYMDENFISRAFAMMGELVLSVKIIRNRLTGIPAGYCFLEFADLATAEKCLHKINGKPLPGATPMKRFKLNYATYGKQPDNSPEYSLFVGDLSPDVDDGMMYEFFVKVYPSCRGGKVVVDQTGVSKCYGFVKFSDELEQKRALVECQGAVGLGSKPIRLSVAITKANRLKTVEYNHMYNYNYNQYYQQYQNYYAHWGYDQNTGSYSYSYPQYGYTQNTMQTYEEVGEDALEGFLLFSDPTPQMDVGEANKQFMEQSEELYDALIECHWQPLDNVSSEIQAM
- the LOC137095233 gene encoding tRNA selenocysteine 1-associated protein 1-like isoform X2: MAASLWMGDLEPYMDENFISRAFAMMGELVLSVKIIRNRLTGIPAGYCFLEFADLATAEKCLHKINGKPLPGATPMKRFKLNYATYGKQPDNSPEYSLFVGDLSPDVDDGMMYEFFVKVYPSCRGGKVVVDQTGVSKCYGFVKFSDELEQKRALVECQGAVGLGSKPIRLSVAITKANRLKTVEYNHMYNYNYNQYYQQYQNYYAHWGYDQNTGSYSYSYPQYGYTQNTMQTYEEVGEDALEDPTPQMDVGEANKQFMEQSEELYDALIECHWQPLDNVSSEIQAM